Proteins found in one Pelmatolapia mariae isolate MD_Pm_ZW linkage group LG7, Pm_UMD_F_2, whole genome shotgun sequence genomic segment:
- the rabl2 gene encoding RAB, member of RAS oncogene family-like 2 codes for MAVDAGSIPELDQKKYDADEQVKIICLGDSAVGKSKLMERFLMDEYRPQQLSTYALTLYKHTATVGNKTIAVDFWDTAGQERFQNMHPSYYHKAHACIMVFDVQRKLTYKNLANWYKELREYRPEIPCCVVANKIDADMKVTQRSFNFGKKQGIPFYFVSAADGTNVVKMFRDMIKRAVEYKQNPSDFMDEVMQELENFDLEKKDNSEAEEDGLKAESPELV; via the exons ATGGCTGTTGACGCTGGCAGCATCCCTGAACTGGACCAAAAGAAATACGATGCGGACGAACAGGTGAAGATCATCTGCTTGGGAGACAGCGCAGTTGGTAAATCTAA GCTAATGGAGAGGTTTCTCATGGACGAATA TCGTCCCCAGCAGTTGTCAACCTATGCCTTGACTCTCTACAAACACACAGCCACTGTAGGAAACAAGACCATAGCAGTTG ATTTCTGGGACACTGCTGGTCAGGAGAGGTTTCAAAACATGCATCCTTCATACTACCACAAAGCACATGCATGCATTATG gtttttgaTGTTCAAAGGAAGCTTACATATAAGAATTTAGCCAACTGGTATAAGGAACTAAGAGAGTACAGACCAGAGATACCCTGCTGTGTTGTTGCCAACAAAATTGATG CCGACATGAAGGTCACTCAAAGAAGCTTCAATTTCGGGAAGAAGCAAGGAATCCCGTTTTACTTTGTGTCAGCAGCTGATGGAACCAATGTAGTTAAG ATGTTCAGAGACATGATCAAAAGAGCAGTGGAGTACAAGCAAAACCCCAGTGACTTCATGGATGAAGTGATGCAAGAATTAGAG AATTTTGACCTCGAGAAGAAAGATAATTCAGAGGCAGAGGAGGACGGATTGAAGGCAGAGAGTCCAGAGTTAGTTTAA